The following coding sequences are from one Nicotiana tabacum cultivar K326 chromosome 1, ASM71507v2, whole genome shotgun sequence window:
- the LOC107794159 gene encoding photosystem I reaction center subunit V, chloroplastic-like, translating to MASALFSAPTFQGLRPLNKPTDTCLFLNNKVTSYKPMKKRCNLGVKSELNTSLVISLSTGLSLFLGRFVFFNFQRENVAKQGLPEQNGVSHFEAGDSRAKEYVSLLKSNDPVGFNIVDVLAWGSIGHIVAYYILATSSNGYDPKFFG from the coding sequence ATGGCTTCTGCTTTGTTCTCTGCACCAACATTCCAAGGTCTTAGACCCCTCAACAAACCAACTGACACTTGTCTTTTCCTCAACAATAAGGTCACTTCCTACAAACCAATGAAGAAAAGATGCAATCTTGGTGTGAAATCTGAGCTCAACACATCACTTGTTATCAGCCTGAGCACAGGACTATCACTTTTCTTGGGAAgatttgttttcttcaattttcagaGAGAGAATGTGGCCAAACAAGGGCTGCCTGAGCAAAATGGAGTGAGCCATTTTGAAGCTGGTGATTCTAGAGCCAAAGAATATGTTAGTTTGCTAAAATCTAATGATCCTGTTGGTTTCAACATTGTTGATGTTCTTGCTTGGGGCTCAATTGGTCATATTGTTGCTTATTATATTCTTGCCACATCTAGTAATGGATATGATCCTAAGTTCTTTGGTTGA